In a genomic window of Streptococcus oralis subsp. tigurinus:
- the secA gene encoding preprotein translocase subunit SecA translates to MANILKTIIENDKGELRRLEKMADKVLNYESQMAAMSDEELKAKTDEFKERYNKGESLDSLLYEAFAVVREAAKRVLGLFPYKVQVMGGIVLHHGDVPEMRTGEGKTLTATMPVYLNALAGKGVHVVTVNEYLTERDATEMGELYSWLGLSVGINLAAKSPMEKKEAYLCDITYSTNSEIGFDYLRDNMVVRAENMVQRPLNYALVDEVDSILIDEARTPLIVSGANAVETSQLYHMADHFVKSLDKDDYIIDIQSKTIGLSDSGIDKAESYFKLENLYDVENVALTHFIDNALRANYIMILDIDYVVSEEQEILIVDQFTGRTMEGRRYSDGLHQAIEAKEGVPIQDETKTSASITYQNLFRMYKKLAGMTGTGKTEEEEFREIYNIRVIPIPTNRPIQRIDHSDLLYASLDAKFKAVVEDVKARHQKGQPVLVGTVAVETSDFLSKKLVEAGVPHEVLNAKNHYREAQIIMNAGQRGAVTIATNMAGRGTDIKLGEGVRELGGLCVIGTERHESRRIDNQLRGRSGRQGDPGESQFYLSLEDDLMKRFGSERLKGVFERLNMSDEAIESRMLTRQVEAAQKRVEGNNYDTRKQVLQYDDVMREQREIIYAQRYDVITADRDLAPEIHAMIRRTIGRIVDAHARSKEDEKLEAILNFAKYNLLPEDSISRSDLAGLSDQAIKDELFQRALKVYDSQVAKLRDEEAVKEFQKVLILRVVDNKWTDHIDALDQLRNAVGLRGYAQNNPVVEYQAEGFRMFNDMIGSIEFDVTRLMMKAQIHEQERPQTEHNISTTATRNIAAQQTQLPKDVDLSQIGRNDQCPCGSGKKFKNCHGKRQ, encoded by the coding sequence ATGGCTAATATTTTAAAAACGATTATTGAAAATGATAAAGGAGAACTTCGCCGTCTAGAAAAGATGGCTGATAAGGTTCTTAATTATGAGAGCCAAATGGCTGCGATGTCAGACGAAGAGCTAAAAGCAAAAACTGACGAATTTAAAGAACGTTACAACAAGGGTGAATCACTTGATTCACTACTATATGAAGCTTTTGCGGTAGTTCGTGAAGCAGCAAAACGTGTCCTCGGGCTTTTCCCTTATAAGGTTCAGGTCATGGGTGGGATTGTTCTTCACCATGGTGACGTTCCAGAGATGCGTACCGGTGAAGGGAAGACCTTGACGGCGACCATGCCGGTGTACCTCAATGCCCTTGCAGGTAAAGGGGTTCACGTAGTTACAGTCAACGAATACCTAACAGAACGTGACGCGACTGAGATGGGTGAGTTGTACTCATGGCTCGGTCTATCAGTAGGGATCAACTTGGCAGCCAAATCTCCAATGGAGAAAAAAGAAGCGTACCTCTGTGATATCACCTACTCAACCAACTCAGAGATTGGTTTTGACTACCTTCGCGACAACATGGTCGTTCGTGCAGAAAACATGGTACAACGTCCGCTCAACTATGCCTTGGTCGATGAGGTTGACTCGATCTTGATCGACGAAGCCCGTACTCCTTTGATTGTTTCAGGTGCCAATGCAGTTGAAACGAGTCAGCTCTACCATATGGCGGATCACTTTGTGAAGTCTTTGGACAAGGATGACTATATTATTGACATTCAGTCTAAGACGATTGGTTTGTCTGATTCTGGGATTGACAAGGCTGAGAGCTATTTCAAACTGGAGAATCTCTATGATGTCGAAAACGTGGCTCTTACCCACTTTATCGACAATGCCCTCCGTGCCAACTATATCATGATTCTCGATATCGACTATGTGGTAAGTGAAGAGCAAGAAATCTTGATTGTCGACCAATTTACAGGTCGTACCATGGAAGGTCGTCGTTATTCTGACGGCTTGCATCAAGCGATTGAAGCTAAAGAAGGTGTTCCAATCCAAGACGAGACCAAGACTTCAGCTTCTATCACCTACCAAAACCTCTTTCGTATGTATAAGAAATTGGCAGGTATGACGGGTACTGGTAAGACAGAAGAAGAAGAATTCCGCGAAATATACAACATTCGTGTTATCCCAATCCCAACCAACCGTCCAATCCAACGTATCGACCACTCAGACCTTCTCTATGCCAGTCTTGATGCGAAGTTTAAGGCTGTAGTTGAAGATGTAAAAGCTCGTCACCAAAAAGGTCAGCCGGTCTTGGTAGGTACAGTTGCAGTTGAAACGAGTGACTTTCTTTCTAAAAAACTGGTAGAGGCAGGTGTTCCTCACGAAGTCTTGAATGCGAAGAACCACTACAGAGAAGCGCAAATCATCATGAACGCTGGTCAGCGTGGTGCAGTTACTATCGCAACCAACATGGCCGGTCGTGGTACCGACATCAAGCTTGGCGAAGGGGTTCGTGAACTTGGTGGACTTTGTGTCATTGGTACAGAACGCCATGAAAGTCGCCGTATTGATAATCAGCTTCGTGGACGTTCAGGGCGTCAAGGAGACCCAGGTGAGTCACAATTCTACTTGTCTCTTGAAGATGATTTGATGAAACGTTTCGGTTCAGAACGTTTGAAAGGTGTCTTTGAACGTCTCAACATGTCTGACGAAGCCATCGAATCTCGCATGTTAACGCGTCAAGTTGAAGCAGCTCAAAAACGTGTTGAAGGAAACAACTACGATACTCGTAAACAAGTCCTTCAATACGATGACGTTATGCGTGAACAACGTGAAATCATCTATGCACAACGTTATGATGTCATTACAGCAGATCGTGACTTGGCACCTGAAATCCATGCTATGATCCGTCGTACCATTGGCCGAATCGTAGATGCACATGCTCGTTCGAAAGAAGATGAAAAACTGGAAGCAATCCTGAACTTTGCTAAGTATAACTTGCTTCCAGAAGATTCAATCAGCCGTTCAGATCTTGCAGGTCTGTCAGATCAGGCCATCAAAGATGAACTTTTCCAACGTGCCTTGAAAGTTTATGATAGCCAAGTTGCCAAACTTCGTGATGAAGAAGCAGTGAAAGAGTTCCAGAAGGTCTTGATCCTACGTGTTGTAGACAACAAGTGGACAGACCATATCGATGCTCTTGATCAGTTGCGAAATGCTGTTGGTCTTCGTGGATATGCGCAAAACAATCCTGTCGTAGAATATCAAGCAGAAGGTTTCCGTATGTTTAACGACATGATTGGATCGATTGAATTCGATGTGACCCGCTTGATGATGAAAGCACAAATCCACGAACAGGAACGTCCTCAAACTGAACACAATATCAGTACAACTGCGACTCGTAATATCGCAGCGCAGCAGACTCAGCTTCCAAAAGATGTGGACTTGAGCCAAATCGGACGAAACGACCAATGCCCATGTGGATCAGGTAAGAAATTCAAGAACTGTCATGGTAAGAGACAATAA
- a CDS encoding LemA family protein, whose translation MKQNKVILSIVAIFFGLLVLGSCSAVTTYNGLVGEQTKVEQAQADVSTALQRRSDLIGNLVESVKGQMNHETEVFTKIADARAKIGSSSVTSEENQKAQGELSSALSRLISLTENYPELKSNQNVEQLMVELSGSENRIFVARKDYNKVAAEYNQKLRSFPTVLFANMMNFKEAETFKETEEAKTVPKVDFGTSSSSQ comes from the coding sequence ATGAAACAAAATAAAGTAATTCTCTCAATAGTGGCGATCTTTTTTGGACTACTAGTTCTGGGAAGTTGTTCCGCAGTGACGACCTATAATGGTCTGGTTGGTGAACAGACTAAAGTGGAGCAGGCTCAGGCCGATGTCTCGACAGCCCTCCAACGTCGTTCGGACTTGATTGGTAACTTGGTGGAGTCCGTTAAAGGACAAATGAATCATGAAACCGAAGTCTTTACCAAGATTGCTGATGCTAGAGCTAAAATCGGTAGTAGCTCAGTGACATCGGAAGAAAACCAAAAGGCTCAGGGAGAGTTGAGCTCAGCTCTTTCCCGCTTGATTTCCTTGACGGAGAATTATCCAGAACTCAAGAGCAATCAAAATGTTGAGCAACTAATGGTCGAACTTTCAGGCAGTGAAAATCGTATTTTTGTAGCACGCAAGGACTATAATAAGGTTGCAGCTGAGTACAATCAAAAGTTGAGAAGTTTTCCAACCGTGCTTTTTGCGAATATGATGAACTTCAAAGAAGCTGAAACCTTTAAAGAAACAGAAGAAGCCAAGACAGTTCCTAAGGTCGATTTTGGAACCTCTTCATCCAGTCAATAA
- a CDS encoding TPM domain-containing protein has product MKKGRLFKHSLLVRLLGLLMVFLFLSAFTAPEKPEYGIYDPNHYLTDDTIRLIQGLNKVNSQKAEKFQMGVYVVKSLDGETIETVANETARAWKIGYSGDNNGALIVVAVEDRKSRIETSNNVASKITDYQTNRFLKTARPYFQKGDYSNGVLSIANNLNYMFYSGSSTTSSSSRSSYDYATNSSRLREIEKYTAESQSSKRNRKSSSSDGVIGFGILIYFIVMIIGFISGGRGGGSHGDDSGGGWWGGDSSDSGSSWSDSGSDSSGGWDGGGFDGGGSSDDW; this is encoded by the coding sequence ATGAAAAAAGGCAGATTATTTAAACATAGTTTGTTGGTTCGCTTGCTTGGGTTGCTGATGGTCTTTCTCTTCTTGTCAGCATTCACAGCACCTGAAAAACCTGAGTACGGAATCTATGATCCCAATCACTATCTGACTGATGATACAATCAGACTGATCCAAGGCTTGAATAAGGTAAATAGTCAAAAAGCAGAAAAATTCCAGATGGGCGTTTACGTTGTGAAAAGCCTGGATGGAGAAACAATCGAAACTGTAGCCAACGAAACAGCTAGAGCTTGGAAGATTGGCTACTCGGGAGACAACAACGGCGCCTTGATTGTGGTCGCTGTTGAGGATAGAAAATCACGGATTGAAACAAGCAATAATGTGGCCAGTAAAATCACAGACTATCAGACCAATAGATTTTTGAAAACAGCACGACCTTACTTTCAAAAGGGAGACTACAGCAATGGAGTTCTTTCTATAGCAAACAATCTCAACTACATGTTTTATAGTGGATCGAGTACGACTTCTTCAAGTTCTAGAAGTAGTTACGACTATGCTACTAATTCTAGTCGTCTAAGAGAAATTGAAAAGTATACAGCTGAGAGTCAATCTTCAAAACGGAACCGAAAAAGCAGTTCGAGCGACGGAGTTATCGGATTTGGAATTCTCATTTACTTCATCGTTATGATTATCGGATTTATATCTGGAGGCCGTGGTGGCGGTTCACATGGAGATGATTCTGGCGGTGGCTGGTGGGGCGGTGACTCATCAGATTCAGGATCTTCTTGGTCTGACTCAGGCTCCGACTCATCTGGAGGCTGGGACGGCGGTGGCTTTGATGGCGGTGGTTCGTCTGATGACTGGTGA
- the der gene encoding ribosome biogenesis GTPase Der — MALPTIAIVGRPNVGKSTLFNRIAGERISIVEDVEGVTRDRIYATGEWLNRSFSMIDTGGIDDVDAPFMEQIKHQAEIAMEEADVIVFVVSGKEGITDADEYVARKLYKTHKPVILAVNKVDNPEMRNDIFDFYALGLGEPLPISSVHGIGTGDVLDAIVENLPNEVEEENPDVIKFSLIGRPNVGKSSLINAILGEDRVIASPVAGTTRDAIDTHFTDTDGQEFTMIDTAGMRKSGKVYENTEKYSVMRAMRAIDRSDVVLMVLNAEEGIREYDKRIAGFAHEAGKGMIIVVNKWDTLEKDNHTMKKWEEDIREQFQYLPYAPIVFVSALTKQRLHKLPEMIKQISESQNTRISSAVLNDVIMDAIAINPTPTDKGKRLKIFYATQVATKPPTFVIFVNEEELMHFSYLRFLENQIRKAFVFEGTPIHLIARKRK, encoded by the coding sequence ATGGCCTTACCAACTATTGCCATTGTGGGACGTCCCAATGTTGGGAAATCAACCCTATTTAATCGGATCGCTGGTGAGCGAATTTCAATCGTAGAAGATGTCGAGGGCGTGACACGTGACCGTATCTATGCAACGGGTGAGTGGCTCAATCGTTCCTTTAGTATGATTGATACGGGAGGGATTGACGATGTCGATGCTCCCTTTATGGAGCAAATCAAGCACCAAGCAGAAATTGCTATGGAAGAAGCTGATGTCATCGTCTTTGTGGTGTCTGGGAAAGAAGGAATTACGGATGCGGATGAATACGTTGCCCGTAAACTCTATAAAACCCATAAACCTGTTATCCTTGCCGTTAACAAGGTTGACAACCCAGAAATGCGAAATGATATCTTTGATTTCTATGCGCTAGGATTAGGCGAACCCCTGCCAATTTCGTCTGTCCACGGTATCGGAACAGGGGATGTGCTTGATGCCATCGTGGAAAATCTACCAAATGAAGTTGAAGAAGAAAATCCAGACGTGATCAAATTCAGCTTGATTGGCCGTCCAAACGTTGGAAAATCAAGTTTGATCAACGCTATTTTGGGGGAAGATCGTGTCATTGCTAGTCCAGTAGCTGGAACAACGCGTGATGCCATTGATACCCACTTTACAGATACGGATGGACAAGAGTTTACCATGATTGATACAGCTGGTATGCGCAAGTCTGGTAAAGTCTATGAAAATACGGAGAAATACTCTGTCATGCGTGCCATGCGTGCTATTGACCGTTCTGACGTGGTCTTGATGGTCCTCAATGCCGAAGAAGGTATTCGTGAGTACGACAAGCGTATCGCAGGTTTTGCTCATGAAGCCGGTAAAGGGATGATCATCGTGGTCAATAAGTGGGATACCCTTGAGAAAGACAACCACACCATGAAGAAATGGGAAGAGGATATCCGTGAGCAGTTCCAATATCTGCCTTATGCACCGATTGTCTTTGTATCCGCTCTTACCAAGCAACGTCTCCATAAACTGCCTGAGATGATCAAGCAAATCAGTGAAAGTCAAAACACCCGTATCTCATCAGCAGTCTTGAACGATGTGATTATGGATGCCATTGCTATCAATCCAACACCGACAGACAAAGGAAAACGCCTCAAGATTTTCTACGCAACCCAAGTGGCAACCAAGCCACCAACCTTTGTCATCTTTGTCAATGAAGAAGAACTCATGCACTTCTCTTACTTGCGTTTCTTAGAAAATCAAATCCGAAAGGCCTTTGTCTTTGAGGGAACACCGATTCACTTGATTGCAAGAAAACGCAAGTAA
- a CDS encoding NADPH-dependent oxidoreductase, whose translation MTETIKLMKSHTSVRRFKEQEIPQADLDEILTAGQMASSWKNFQSYSVILVRSQEKKDALYELVPQEAIRQSAAFLLFVGDLNRAEKGASLHTDTFQPQGVEGLLITSVDAALAGQNTLLAAESLGYGGVIIGLVRYKSEEVAALFNLPDYTYPVFGIALGVPNQQHEVKPRLPLNQVVFEEEYQEQPVAAILDYDQVQADYAGARATTSWSQRLAEQFGQAEPRSTRKNLEQKKLL comes from the coding sequence ATGACAGAAACCATTAAACTGATGAAATCTCATACTTCAGTTCGTCGCTTTAAGGAGCAAGAAATTCCTCAAGCAGACTTGGACGAGATTTTGACTGCTGGGCAAATGGCGTCATCTTGGAAAAATTTCCAATCCTATTCTGTGATTCTTGTGCGCAGTCAAGAGAAGAAAGATGCTCTTTATGAATTAGTTCCCCAGGAAGCCATTCGCCAGTCAGCAGCCTTTTTGCTCTTTGTCGGTGACTTGAATCGAGCGGAAAAGGGAGCAAGCCTTCATACGGACACTTTCCAACCTCAAGGAGTGGAAGGTCTCCTTATCACGTCTGTGGACGCGGCTCTTGCTGGCCAAAACACCTTGCTTGCAGCAGAGAGTCTGGGATATGGTGGTGTTATCATCGGTTTGGTCCGTTACAAGTCAGAAGAAGTGGCAGCGCTTTTTAACCTGCCTGACTATACCTACCCTGTTTTTGGGATTGCCCTTGGCGTGCCAAATCAACAACATGAGGTCAAACCAAGACTACCTTTGAACCAAGTGGTATTTGAAGAAGAATACCAAGAACAGCCCGTAGCAGCGATTTTGGACTATGATCAAGTTCAGGCAGACTATGCTGGTGCGCGTGCGACGACCTCTTGGAGTCAACGTTTGGCAGAGCAGTTTGGCCAAGCCGAACCTCGTTCAACTCGGAAGAATCTAGAACAGAAAAAGTTATTGTAG
- the dnaI gene encoding primosomal protein DnaI, translating to MESVGDVIKRQTSRFQYQDLVQQIMKDPDVAAFIQKESLSPEELNRSISKFNQYITERDKFLRGDADYIARGYKPILVMNHGYADVSYEETPELIAAEKEAAIKSRLKLINLPASLKKAKLAQIDLDDLGRLPIFERLYAFVDLYPSIRKGLYLYGDFGVGKSFMMAALAHDLSEKRGASTTILHYPSFVIDVKNAIGEGSVKTLVDEIKLAEVLVLDDIGAEQSTPWVRDEILQVILQYRMQEDLPTFFTSNFNFQDLEKHFAKGKNGNDETWEARRVMERIRYLAEETRLEGENRR from the coding sequence ATGGAAAGTGTTGGTGATGTAATCAAACGTCAGACAAGTCGTTTTCAGTATCAAGACTTGGTCCAGCAGATCATGAAGGACCCTGATGTAGCGGCTTTTATCCAGAAAGAATCCCTCAGTCCAGAGGAGTTAAATCGCAGCATTTCCAAGTTCAACCAATATATCACAGAACGGGATAAGTTTCTTCGTGGGGATGCTGACTATATAGCGCGTGGCTACAAGCCTATCTTGGTTATGAATCACGGCTATGCAGATGTATCTTATGAAGAAACACCAGAACTAATCGCGGCTGAAAAAGAGGCGGCAATCAAGAGTCGTCTCAAGTTGATCAATCTACCAGCAAGTCTCAAGAAAGCGAAATTGGCTCAGATTGACCTGGATGATCTAGGCCGTTTGCCGATCTTTGAGAGACTCTATGCCTTTGTTGACCTTTACCCTAGTATCCGAAAAGGTCTCTATCTTTATGGAGATTTTGGTGTCGGTAAGAGTTTCATGATGGCGGCTCTTGCTCATGACCTATCTGAAAAACGTGGTGCTTCAACAACCATTCTCCACTATCCCAGCTTTGTCATTGATGTAAAAAATGCCATCGGTGAAGGATCTGTGAAGACCTTGGTGGATGAAATCAAGTTAGCAGAAGTCTTGGTCTTGGATGATATTGGTGCAGAACAGTCTACCCCTTGGGTGCGTGATGAGATTCTCCAAGTTATTCTCCAGTATCGTATGCAGGAAGATTTGCCGACCTTCTTTACTTCCAACTTTAATTTCCAAGATTTGGAAAAACATTTTGCCAAAGGAAAGAATGGAAATGATGAGACTTGGGAAGCTAGACGGGTCATGGAACGAATCCGTTATTTAGCAGAGGAAACGAGACTAGAAGGAGAAAATCGCCGATGA
- a CDS encoding DnaD domain protein, with amino-acid sequence MKPNDRFSFLKNNRVSQDTSSLVQCYLPIIGQEALSLYLYAITFWDGGQKEHLFSHILNHLNFGMPTLLQSFKVLSALDLLTLYQKGETYELQLHPPLSSQEFLSHSVYSRLLEKKIGDTAVSAMQQAPSEGEALSVALSQVFPTLTEEVTPIESKSKLKNDFDLEHFQRLMARDGLRFKDEQADVLELFAIADEKKWTWFETYQLAKATAVAQVISVKRMREKIAQKPASSDFSPKEMTIIREAKNKTPLEFLAEIKQTRKGNITQSERELLHQMASLGLLDEVINIVLLLTFNKVDSANVNEKYAMKVANDYAYQKIRTAEEAVLRIRERQQKGQEDQKSKTSSTKTNVPKWSNPEYKNQTSEETRLELERKKQEMLARLEEGGD; translated from the coding sequence ATGAAGCCAAATGACCGTTTTTCTTTTCTAAAGAATAATCGGGTGTCACAAGATACCTCTTCTCTGGTGCAGTGCTACCTCCCGATTATCGGTCAGGAGGCACTGAGCCTCTATCTATATGCCATTACCTTTTGGGATGGTGGGCAGAAGGAACACCTCTTTTCTCATATCCTCAACCATTTGAACTTTGGCATGCCGACCTTGCTCCAATCCTTCAAAGTCTTGTCTGCCTTGGATTTGTTGACCCTTTATCAAAAGGGAGAAACCTATGAATTACAGCTTCATCCTCCCCTCTCCAGTCAGGAATTTCTAAGTCATTCTGTCTATAGCAGATTATTAGAGAAAAAGATTGGGGATACAGCTGTTTCTGCTATGCAGCAGGCTCCAAGTGAGGGAGAAGCACTCTCGGTTGCTTTGAGTCAAGTCTTTCCAACCCTGACTGAAGAAGTGACACCAATCGAGTCTAAAAGCAAGTTAAAAAATGATTTTGACTTGGAACATTTTCAGCGGCTGATGGCTCGAGATGGCTTGCGTTTTAAAGACGAGCAGGCGGATGTTTTGGAATTGTTTGCCATCGCAGATGAAAAAAAATGGACCTGGTTTGAAACCTATCAATTAGCTAAGGCGACAGCGGTGGCTCAGGTTATTTCAGTCAAACGCATGCGTGAAAAGATTGCGCAAAAGCCAGCATCTTCTGACTTTAGCCCCAAAGAAATGACCATTATCAGGGAAGCCAAAAATAAAACTCCCCTGGAATTTTTAGCCGAAATCAAGCAAACACGTAAGGGAAACATCACCCAAAGTGAAAGAGAACTCCTTCACCAGATGGCATCTTTAGGCTTGTTGGACGAAGTCATCAATATCGTCTTGCTTCTAACCTTTAACAAGGTTGATTCGGCTAATGTTAATGAAAAATATGCCATGAAGGTCGCAAATGACTATGCTTATCAAAAAATTCGGACAGCAGAGGAAGCCGTGCTTCGGATTCGAGAGCGTCAGCAAAAAGGTCAGGAAGACCAAAAATCGAAAACTAGCTCGACTAAGACCAATGTTCCCAAGTGGAGCAATCCAGAATACAAGAATCAAACCAGTGAGGAAACTCGTCTGGAACTAGAACGCAAAAAACAAGAAATGTTAGCCCGATTAGAAGAAGGAGGAGACTAG
- the nrdR gene encoding transcriptional regulator NrdR: MRCPKCGATKSSVVDSRQAEEGNTIRRRRECDECQHRFTTYERVEERTLVVVKKDGTREQFSRDKIFNGIIRSAQKRPVSSDEINMVVNRIEQKLRSRSENEIQSEYIGSLVMEELAELDEITYVRFASVYRSFKDVSELESLLQQITQSSKKKKEK; the protein is encoded by the coding sequence ATGCGTTGTCCAAAATGTGGGGCTACCAAGTCTAGTGTTGTTGATAGTCGACAAGCCGAAGAAGGAAATACCATCCGTCGAAGACGTGAGTGCGACGAGTGTCAGCATCGTTTTACAACCTATGAACGAGTAGAAGAAAGAACGCTAGTTGTCGTCAAAAAAGACGGTACGCGAGAACAGTTTTCGAGAGATAAAATCTTTAATGGGATTATCCGTTCAGCCCAGAAGCGTCCTGTGTCAAGTGATGAAATCAACATGGTGGTCAATCGTATCGAGCAAAAACTCCGTAGTCGCAGTGAGAATGAGATCCAAAGTGAATATATTGGATCTTTAGTCATGGAAGAATTGGCAGAGCTGGATGAGATTACCTATGTTCGTTTTGCCAGTGTTTATCGTAGCTTTAAGGATGTGAGTGAGTTGGAGAGTCTGCTCCAGCAGATCACCCAGTCCTCAAAAAAGAAAAAGGAAAAGTAA
- a CDS encoding GntR family transcriptional regulator, with protein sequence MSWSFDNTKPIYLQIMEKIKLQIVSHELEPNQQLPTVRDLASEAGVNPNTIQRALSDLEREGFVYSKRTTGRFVTEDLDLIVQSRKQLSEEQQQHFVSCMLQFGYKKEELPNVLSDYIKGV encoded by the coding sequence ATGTCCTGGTCATTTGATAATACAAAACCCATTTATTTACAGATTATGGAAAAAATTAAACTACAGATTGTTTCCCATGAACTGGAACCCAACCAACAGCTCCCAACCGTAAGAGATTTGGCGAGCGAGGCTGGGGTCAATCCCAATACCATCCAGCGCGCCTTGTCTGACCTTGAACGTGAAGGATTTGTATACAGCAAGCGAACAACTGGTCGTTTTGTCACCGAGGATTTGGACCTCATCGTTCAGTCCCGCAAACAACTTTCCGAAGAGCAACAGCAACACTTCGTCTCTTGCATGCTTCAATTTGGCTACAAAAAAGAAGAACTGCCAAATGTATTAAGCGACTATATTAAAGGAGTTTAA
- a CDS encoding ABC transporter ATP-binding protein has translation MTLLALENVSKSYGVTAALDNISLEISAGKIVGLLGPNGSGKTTLIKLINGLLQPDKGRVLINGQDPSPATKAIVSYLPDTTYLNEQMKVKEALTYFKTFYQDFNLERAQHLLADLGIDENSRLKKLSKGNKEKVQLILVMSREARLYVLDEPIGGVDPAARDYILNTIINNYSPTSTVLISTHLISDIEPILDEIIFLKDGKVVRQGNVDDIRYESGESIDQLFRQEFKA, from the coding sequence ATGACACTACTAGCACTTGAAAATGTATCAAAATCATATGGAGTAACTGCGGCACTTGACAATATCTCACTAGAGATCTCAGCTGGAAAGATTGTCGGGCTCCTCGGACCAAACGGATCCGGAAAAACAACCCTGATCAAACTGATCAATGGCCTCCTTCAGCCAGATAAAGGACGTGTTCTCATTAACGGACAGGATCCAAGTCCTGCTACCAAGGCGATTGTCTCTTATCTACCAGACACAACTTATCTCAATGAGCAAATGAAGGTTAAAGAAGCCCTTACTTACTTTAAAACCTTCTATCAGGATTTCAATCTTGAACGCGCCCAACATCTGCTTGCAGACCTTGGCATTGATGAAAATAGTCGCTTAAAGAAATTATCAAAAGGAAACAAGGAGAAGGTCCAACTAATCCTCGTTATGAGCCGTGAAGCCCGCCTCTATGTTCTTGACGAACCAATCGGAGGTGTGGATCCAGCTGCCCGTGATTATATCCTCAACACCATCATCAACAACTATTCCCCAACTTCTACAGTCCTGATTTCAACCCACTTGATTTCAGATATTGAGCCAATCTTAGATGAGATTATCTTCCTCAAAGATGGAAAAGTCGTTCGCCAAGGAAATGTTGATGATATTCGTTACGAGTCAGGTGAATCAATTGACCAGCTCTTCCGCCAGGAATTTAAAGCCTAA
- a CDS encoding LrgB family protein, with the protein MSEFVSNPLFGIALSILAYLVGMLIYRRFPHPLTTPLLLSAIFIIIFLKATGISYQDYYQGGVYLNNLIVPSTVALGIPLYKSFHLMKHHARSILFGSLLAVVVNTSFTAIVAKIFGMDFFLAISLFPKSVTTAMAVGITEKLQGLTTVTLVVVVATGILTSVIGPTLLKWLKIDDPVAVGLSLGGTGHAVGTGTAFRYGSVAGAMGGLAIGVTGILYVFVSPIVASLILS; encoded by the coding sequence ATGAGTGAATTTGTATCGAATCCTCTGTTTGGGATTGCATTATCTATCCTAGCTTATCTAGTGGGAATGCTGATTTACAGACGTTTTCCACATCCATTGACAACACCCTTGCTGTTGTCGGCTATTTTTATCATTATTTTCCTTAAGGCGACGGGGATTTCTTATCAAGATTATTACCAAGGTGGGGTTTATCTGAATAATTTGATTGTCCCATCGACAGTGGCTCTAGGGATTCCGCTTTATAAGAGTTTTCACTTGATGAAGCACCATGCTCGGAGTATTCTCTTTGGTAGTCTGCTAGCAGTAGTTGTCAATACTAGCTTCACCGCCATAGTGGCGAAAATATTTGGCATGGACTTTTTCCTAGCCATTTCTCTCTTTCCCAAGTCAGTAACAACTGCTATGGCAGTGGGAATAACAGAAAAATTGCAAGGTCTGACGACCGTGACCTTGGTGGTTGTAGTGGCGACTGGGATTTTAACCAGTGTCATCGGTCCAACCCTTTTGAAGTGGTTGAAAATTGACGACCCAGTGGCAGTTGGTCTTTCCCTCGGTGGAACAGGTCATGCAGTCGGAACAGGAACAGCCTTTCGATACGGCTCGGTAGCAGGAGCCATGGGTGGCTTGGCCATCGGTGTCACCGGTATTCTCTATGTTTTTGTTAGCCCTATTGTAGCCAGTTTGATATTGAGTTAA